One window of Anabaena sphaerica FACHB-251 genomic DNA carries:
- a CDS encoding ABC transporter substrate-binding protein encodes MVITWVSRSMRRWGRIAKFLSLFSICLLLAVSCTPSPQPTTPNSGAVNTPAGDGRITIGTTSKPRTLDPADAYELASLGLVFNMSDRLYTYEPGNTEIKPQLATALPKVSADGLTYTIPLRQGVVFHDDTPFNAKAMEFSIQRFIENKGKPSFLLGDTIDSVKATGDYELTIKLKKPFAAFPSLLAFPGVCPVSPKAYEMGAGKFKPNIFVGTGPYKLANYGTDSLRFDVFDKYWGEKPANKGINVQIQTSPVNLFNAFKTGAVDVAYLSLQPDQIRSLEAGAKKGDWQAISAQGSVVSYMVLNRNQKPLDKPEVRKAMALLIDRPLLNDRVLLGQADPLYSMIPTTFNVSQPLFKDKYGDGKFEEAKKLLTTAGFSQANPAKVQVWYPASSPTRSLAAQTLKSLADTKMDGILQLEVKTVEGATFFKQISNGLYPVALLDWYPDFLDPDNYVQPFLDCPKGSEAKGCEDGGSQIQGSFYYSEAMNKLIAQQRKEQNPEARKKIFTDIQNQVLNDVPYVPLWQNKDYVFAQKGVTDVKLDPTQNLIYKSIKK; translated from the coding sequence ATGGTCATAACTTGGGTTTCTCGGTCTATGAGACGGTGGGGTAGAATTGCAAAATTCCTATCTTTATTCTCTATCTGTTTATTGTTGGCTGTTAGTTGCACCCCTAGTCCACAGCCGACTACACCTAATTCTGGTGCAGTCAATACTCCTGCTGGTGATGGACGGATTACTATCGGTACAACATCAAAGCCAAGAACCCTTGATCCGGCTGATGCGTATGAGTTGGCATCCTTGGGTTTAGTATTTAATATGAGCGATCGCTTGTACACCTATGAACCAGGTAACACAGAAATAAAACCCCAACTGGCCACAGCATTACCTAAAGTTAGTGCAGATGGTCTAACCTATACCATCCCTTTGCGTCAAGGAGTGGTTTTTCACGATGACACTCCCTTCAACGCCAAAGCAATGGAATTTAGCATCCAACGCTTTATAGAAAATAAGGGTAAACCCTCCTTCTTATTAGGCGATACCATAGACTCTGTAAAAGCCACAGGGGACTATGAGTTAACAATTAAGTTGAAAAAGCCTTTTGCGGCGTTTCCCTCCTTGTTGGCGTTTCCTGGGGTGTGTCCAGTTTCCCCCAAAGCTTATGAAATGGGTGCAGGTAAATTTAAACCCAATATCTTTGTTGGCACTGGTCCTTATAAATTGGCTAATTACGGTACAGATTCTCTACGATTTGATGTATTTGATAAATATTGGGGAGAAAAACCAGCCAATAAAGGTATTAATGTGCAAATTCAAACCAGTCCAGTTAATTTATTTAATGCTTTTAAAACTGGGGCGGTAGATGTGGCTTATTTATCTTTACAACCAGACCAAATTCGCAGTTTAGAAGCAGGTGCTAAAAAAGGAGATTGGCAAGCAATTAGCGCCCAAGGTAGTGTAGTTAGTTATATGGTGTTGAATCGCAATCAGAAACCTTTGGATAAACCAGAAGTTAGAAAAGCGATGGCATTACTCATTGATCGTCCATTACTAAATGATCGTGTTTTATTAGGTCAAGCTGATCCGCTTTACAGCATGATTCCCACTACCTTTAATGTTTCCCAACCATTATTTAAAGATAAATATGGTGATGGTAAATTTGAAGAAGCCAAAAAATTGTTAACTACTGCTGGTTTTTCTCAAGCAAATCCCGCTAAAGTACAAGTTTGGTATCCCGCTAGTTCACCTACCCGGAGTTTAGCAGCACAAACACTCAAATCTTTGGCTGATACTAAAATGGATGGGATATTACAACTAGAAGTTAAAACCGTAGAAGGTGCTACCTTTTTTAAACAAATTTCCAATGGTTTATATCCAGTAGCTTTACTAGATTGGTATCCAGACTTTTTAGATCCAGATAATTATGTCCAGCCATTTTTAGATTGTCCGAAAGGTTCAGAGGCTAAAGGCTGTGAAGATGGAGGAAGTCAAATTCAAGGGTCTTTTTACTATAGTGAAGCAATGAATAAACTCATTGCTCAACAACGTAAAGAACAAAACCCAGAAGCCAGAAAGAAAATATTTACTGACATTCAAAATCAAGTTTTGAATGATGTTCCTTACGTTCCTTTATGGCAAAACAAAGATTATGTATTTGCCCAAAAAGGTGTAACTGATGTCAAACTTGATCCTACCCAAAACTTGATTTACAAAAGCATCAAAAAATAA
- a CDS encoding DUF3134 domain-containing protein, protein MLNGPLHEQPRNQRATVIRTSNEFVLLEWLKSTGRLIAREPVESDHLKEVEEISEIIDLDDLTYDNDDDDSDLDLED, encoded by the coding sequence ATGCTTAACGGACCCTTGCATGAACAACCTCGTAACCAACGAGCCACTGTAATTCGTACAAGTAATGAATTTGTACTGCTGGAATGGCTAAAGTCAACTGGACGCTTAATAGCACGTGAACCTGTAGAGTCTGACCACCTCAAGGAAGTAGAAGAAATCTCAGAGATTATAGATCTCGATGATCTCACCTATGATAATGATGATGATGACTCAGATTTGGATTTAGAAGATTAG
- a CDS encoding photosystem II reaction center protein T, with translation MESVAYILILTLAIGVLFFAIAFREPPRFERKEKE, from the coding sequence ATGGAAAGCGTTGCATACATTTTAATTTTGACCTTGGCAATAGGTGTTCTCTTCTTTGCGATCGCATTTCGCGAACCTCCCCGCTTTGAGAGAAAAGAGAAAGAATAA
- a CDS encoding lysophospholipid acyltransferase family protein has translation MPKSIHSTQPPLKFIPQRFNPLVLKMMSWCLPFVLRVRTRPWLPAGIVKIEAKDAEVLAKLYQEFQAGKIRFLIAFRHPEVEDPMSMLYLLSRILPKVAREKGISLQSPVHSHFMYERGMTLWAGKWLGWLFSRAGGVPIRRGRRVDRNAIQMARDLFANAKMPIAIAPEGGTNGHSGVVSPLEPGVAQLGFWCVEDLQKANREETVFIIPIAIKYSYVNPPWKKIDWLLSKLEADSGLPVAEISLTGKKQEEILYQRILHLAEYLISEMEEFYRRFYHQNLPEITTAITSEDTAKPNDVLITRLHRLMDTALQITEQYFNVQPQGNFIDRCRRLEEAGWNYIYRDDIADIKSLPPLKRGLADWVAEEADLKMQHMRIAESFVAVTANYILEKPTADRFAETTLLMFDMLSRIQESTLPGRPRLGLKQSMIIVGEPISVSERWKASQGNKQASRQGVSDLTKDLQVALEELIKD, from the coding sequence TTGCCTAAATCAATTCATTCCACCCAACCACCACTAAAATTTATTCCCCAGCGTTTTAACCCCCTGGTACTCAAGATGATGTCTTGGTGTCTCCCTTTCGTCCTTCGAGTGAGAACTAGACCTTGGCTACCAGCTGGTATTGTGAAAATTGAAGCCAAAGATGCCGAAGTTTTAGCTAAATTATACCAGGAATTTCAAGCAGGAAAAATTCGTTTTTTAATTGCTTTTCGTCATCCAGAAGTGGAAGATCCCATGTCTATGTTGTATCTCTTATCCCGCATCCTTCCCAAGGTAGCGCGGGAAAAAGGGATTTCTTTACAATCTCCTGTCCATAGTCATTTCATGTATGAAAGAGGGATGACATTATGGGCAGGAAAATGGTTAGGATGGTTATTCTCTCGTGCTGGGGGTGTACCTATTCGCAGGGGAAGACGAGTAGACAGAAACGCGATTCAAATGGCACGGGATTTATTTGCAAATGCGAAAATGCCGATCGCGATCGCCCCGGAAGGTGGTACAAATGGTCACAGTGGTGTTGTTAGTCCTTTAGAACCAGGTGTAGCACAGTTGGGTTTTTGGTGTGTGGAAGATTTACAAAAAGCCAACCGTGAAGAAACTGTTTTTATTATCCCGATTGCCATTAAATATAGTTATGTTAACCCACCTTGGAAAAAAATAGATTGGCTGTTATCTAAATTAGAAGCTGATAGCGGTTTACCAGTTGCGGAAATTAGTCTCACAGGTAAAAAGCAGGAAGAAATTTTATATCAGCGAATTTTACATTTAGCTGAATATTTGATTTCGGAAATGGAAGAATTTTACCGCCGTTTCTATCATCAAAACTTACCAGAAATAACTACAGCAATTACTTCTGAGGATACAGCTAAACCCAACGATGTGTTAATTACTAGATTACACCGTTTGATGGATACGGCGTTACAAATTACAGAACAATATTTTAATGTGCAGCCCCAAGGTAATTTTATTGATAGATGTCGGCGTTTAGAAGAAGCGGGTTGGAATTATATTTATCGTGATGATATAGCCGATATCAAGAGTTTACCACCTTTGAAACGTGGTCTTGCTGACTGGGTAGCTGAAGAAGCAGATTTGAAAATGCAACACATGAGAATAGCAGAAAGTTTTGTGGCGGTTACTGCTAATTATATACTAGAAAAACCGACGGCTGATAGATTTGCTGAAACGACTTTATTAATGTTTGATATGCTGTCTCGCATTCAAGAATCTACTTTACCAGGAAGACCACGTTTAGGTTTAAAACAGTCAATGATTATTGTTGGTGAACCGATTTCTGTGAGTGAAAGATGGAAAGCTTCTCAGGGTAATAAACAGGCTTCTAGACAGGGTGTGAGTGATTTAACGAAAGATTTGCAGGTGGCGTTGGAGGAGTTGATTAAGGATTAG
- a CDS encoding EVE domain-containing protein, giving the protein MNAINYWLMKSEPAVYSITDLQQQGETIWDGVRNYQARNFLKQMQIGDFAFFYHSNAEPPGIFGLMRIVEIGIADPTQFDANSKYYDPKSTPESPRWQTVKVEFVKEFSQPISLSTLKEKFSEDELLVVKKGNRLSVIPVSESVAKKLWT; this is encoded by the coding sequence ATGAATGCAATTAATTATTGGTTAATGAAGTCAGAACCGGCAGTTTATAGTATTACTGACTTACAACAGCAAGGTGAGACAATTTGGGACGGTGTGCGTAATTATCAAGCGCGTAATTTCTTGAAACAAATGCAAATAGGAGACTTTGCTTTTTTCTATCATTCTAATGCTGAACCTCCTGGTATTTTTGGTTTAATGCGAATAGTTGAAATAGGTATCGCTGATCCTACACAATTTGACGCAAATAGTAAATATTATGATCCTAAATCTACTCCAGAATCTCCCCGTTGGCAAACAGTTAAAGTAGAATTTGTCAAGGAATTTTCTCAGCCTATTTCCTTATCTACACTCAAAGAAAAATTTAGCGAAGATGAATTATTAGTGGTTAAAAAAGGAAATCGCTTATCAGTAATACCTGTTTCGGAATCAGTAGCGAAAAAATTATGGACATGA
- the leuD gene encoding 3-isopropylmalate dehydratase small subunit — MVSEVKQISSTAVPLIGNDIDTDRIIPARYLKAITFDDLGEGVFIDDRKGLNGQHPFDLPQYQGAKILIANRNFGCGSSREHAPQALAKWGIKALIGESFAEIFFGNCVAMGIPCVTAESSIIKQLQELVTANPQAVITIDVENLQVQTSGFTVPVVMSEGTRTAFVSGTWDACGQLVANAAQVRAIAAKLPYIGWGKSVAS; from the coding sequence ATGGTAAGTGAAGTAAAACAAATATCCAGTACCGCCGTTCCCCTCATCGGTAACGACATCGACACAGATCGCATTATACCCGCCCGCTACTTAAAAGCCATCACCTTTGACGACTTAGGAGAAGGGGTATTTATCGACGACAGAAAAGGCTTAAACGGTCAACATCCCTTCGACCTACCTCAATATCAAGGAGCGAAAATATTAATAGCTAACCGCAACTTTGGCTGTGGTTCATCAAGAGAACACGCACCCCAAGCATTAGCAAAATGGGGTATAAAAGCCCTTATTGGTGAAAGCTTTGCGGAAATCTTTTTTGGTAACTGCGTTGCCATGGGTATACCTTGTGTAACAGCAGAATCTAGCATAATTAAGCAACTGCAAGAATTAGTCACTGCTAATCCCCAAGCAGTCATTACCATAGATGTGGAAAATTTGCAAGTGCAAACCAGCGGTTTTACTGTTCCAGTAGTGATGAGTGAAGGAACGAGAACCGCTTTTGTTTCTGGTACTTGGGACGCTTGCGGACAGTTGGTAGCAAATGCAGCACAGGTAAGAGCGATCGCAGCGAAATTACCTTACATCGGCTGGGGTAAATCAGTCGCGAGTTAG
- a CDS encoding HAD family hydrolase produces MATIQCRNMTFSNIQAILFDKNGTLEDSEAYLRSLGQKGARMIDAQIPGIGEPLLMAFGIEGDRLDPAGLIAVASRRETEVAAAAYIAETGRGWFESLKIARQALAEAEQYLGKTPSPLFPGSLEVLKLLSSAGLKLGILSAASTGDVQKFVITHQLRDYLQLEMGVDEGPSKPDPILFSQACQALGVQPGATLMVGDSVGDMQMARDGKAAGCIGITWIGNLGNVQGADVVINQLDEIQILEA; encoded by the coding sequence TTGGCGACTATTCAATGTAGAAACATGACGTTTTCTAATATTCAGGCGATTTTATTTGACAAAAATGGTACATTAGAAGACTCAGAAGCCTATTTGCGATCGCTCGGACAAAAAGGAGCGCGGATGATAGACGCGCAAATCCCCGGTATTGGCGAACCATTATTAATGGCTTTTGGCATAGAGGGCGATCGCCTAGATCCAGCGGGTTTAATAGCCGTAGCTAGTCGCAGAGAAACAGAAGTAGCCGCAGCCGCCTATATAGCCGAAACAGGTAGAGGATGGTTTGAGTCCTTAAAAATTGCCCGTCAGGCTTTAGCAGAAGCTGAACAATACCTTGGTAAAACTCCCTCACCTCTGTTCCCTGGTAGCTTAGAGGTTTTAAAATTACTATCATCAGCAGGATTAAAACTGGGTATCCTTTCAGCCGCATCAACTGGGGATGTGCAGAAATTTGTTATCACTCATCAGTTAAGGGATTACCTACAACTAGAAATGGGAGTTGATGAAGGTCCTAGTAAACCAGATCCTATTTTATTCTCACAAGCTTGTCAAGCTTTAGGTGTACAACCGGGAGCTACTTTGATGGTAGGTGATTCTGTTGGCGATATGCAAATGGCACGAGATGGAAAAGCCGCAGGTTGTATTGGTATTACTTGGATTGGTAATTTAGGAAATGTTCAAGGTGCGGATGTGGTGATTAATCAACTTGATGAAATTCAGATTTTAGAAGCATAA
- the leuC gene encoding 3-isopropylmalate dehydratase large subunit — protein sequence MSKGTLFDKVWDIHTVGTLPSGLTQLFIGLHLIHEVTSPQAFAMLKERGLKVLFPQRTVATVDHIVPTENQARPFMDSMAEEMIQALEKSCQENDITFYNIGSGNQGIVHVIAPELGLTQPGMTIACGDSHTSSHGAFGAIAFGIGTSQVRDVLASQTLSLSKLKVRKIEVNGNLKPGVYAKDVILHIIRTLGVKGGVGYAYEFAGTTFAQMNMEERMTVCNMAIEGGARCGYVNPDNITYDYLKNRDFAPKGTDWDKALAWWESLRSDAEAEYDDVVVFNAEDIPPTVTWGITPGQGIGVDEKVPTAEELLEEDRFIAEEAYRYMDLYPGQPIQGTKIDVCFIGSCTNGRISDLREAAKIAQGRKVAEGVKAFVVPGSERVKQEAEAEGLDKIFQAAGFEWREPGCSMCLAMNPDKLQGRQISASSSNRNFKGRQGSASGRTLLMSPAMVATAAIKGEVADVREML from the coding sequence ATGAGCAAGGGAACTCTGTTTGACAAAGTTTGGGATATACACACCGTTGGTACACTTCCATCAGGACTAACGCAACTATTTATTGGACTACATCTTATTCATGAAGTTACCAGTCCCCAAGCCTTTGCTATGCTCAAAGAAAGGGGTTTAAAAGTTTTATTTCCACAACGGACTGTGGCCACAGTTGATCATATCGTTCCCACAGAAAACCAAGCCCGTCCCTTTATGGATAGCATGGCGGAAGAAATGATTCAAGCATTAGAAAAGAGTTGTCAAGAGAATGACATAACTTTTTACAATATTGGCTCAGGAAATCAAGGGATAGTTCACGTCATCGCCCCCGAATTGGGGCTAACGCAACCGGGAATGACCATAGCTTGTGGAGATAGCCACACATCAAGTCATGGTGCATTTGGAGCGATCGCATTTGGTATTGGTACAAGCCAAGTCCGCGACGTTCTTGCCTCCCAAACCCTATCATTATCTAAACTCAAAGTCCGCAAAATCGAAGTTAACGGTAACTTAAAACCTGGAGTTTACGCCAAAGACGTAATTTTGCATATTATCCGTACCCTCGGCGTAAAAGGTGGCGTAGGCTACGCTTACGAATTTGCCGGAACCACCTTTGCACAGATGAACATGGAAGAACGGATGACCGTTTGTAACATGGCCATAGAAGGTGGTGCAAGATGCGGTTACGTCAATCCCGACAATATCACTTACGACTACCTCAAAAATAGAGACTTCGCCCCCAAAGGTACAGACTGGGACAAAGCCCTTGCTTGGTGGGAATCTCTGCGTAGTGATGCCGAAGCAGAATATGATGATGTAGTAGTATTTAATGCCGAAGATATTCCCCCCACCGTGACTTGGGGAATAACCCCCGGTCAAGGAATTGGCGTAGATGAAAAAGTCCCCACAGCTGAAGAACTTCTAGAAGAAGACCGCTTCATTGCTGAAGAAGCATATCGCTACATGGATTTATACCCAGGTCAACCGATTCAAGGGACAAAAATTGACGTTTGCTTCATAGGTAGCTGCACCAACGGACGCATCAGCGACTTAAGAGAAGCCGCCAAAATTGCCCAAGGACGCAAAGTTGCAGAGGGTGTGAAAGCCTTCGTCGTTCCCGGTTCCGAAAGAGTCAAACAAGAAGCCGAAGCCGAAGGACTAGATAAAATCTTCCAAGCTGCTGGCTTTGAATGGAGAGAACCAGGGTGTTCCATGTGTTTAGCCATGAACCCCGACAAACTGCAAGGAAGACAAATTAGCGCCTCCTCCTCCAACCGCAACTTTAAAGGAAGACAAGGTTCCGCTTCCGGTCGTACCTTACTCATGAGTCCCGCAATGGTAGCAACTGCTGCTATTAAAGGTGAAGTCGCTGACGTGCGAGAAATGTTGTAG
- the psbB gene encoding photosystem II chlorophyll-binding protein CP47 — protein sequence MGLPWYRVHTVVLNDPGRLISVHLMHTALVAGWAGSMALYELAVYDPSDPVLNPMWRQGMFVLPFMSRLGVTESWGGWSVTGGTAVDPGFWSFEGVAAAHIVLSGLLFLAAVWHWVYWDLELFRDPRTGEPALDLPKMFGIHLFLSGLLCFGFGAFHLTGLFGPGMWVSDAFGVTGSIQPVAPEWGPAGFNPFNPGGIVAHHIAAGVVGIIAGLFHLTVRPPERLYKALRMGNIETVLSSSIAAVFFAAFVVAGTMWYGNAATPIELFGPTRYQWDQGYFRQEIDRRVQTSVAQGASLTEAWAQIPEKLAFYDYVGNSPAKGGLFRTGPMVKGDGIAQSWQGHAVFTDAEGRELTVRRLPNFFETFPVILTDKDGVVRADIPFRRAESKYSFEQTGVTVSFYGGDLNGKTFTDPADVKKYARKAQGGEIFEFDRETLNSDGVFRTSPRGWFTFGHAVFALLFFFGHLWHGSRTIYRDVFAGVEADLEEQVEWGLFQKVGDKTTRTRKEA from the coding sequence ATGGGACTACCCTGGTACCGAGTACATACAGTTGTTCTGAACGATCCAGGTCGGCTGATTTCTGTACACTTAATGCACACAGCCCTAGTTGCTGGCTGGGCTGGTTCAATGGCACTATACGAACTAGCTGTATACGACCCCAGTGATCCAGTTCTCAACCCCATGTGGAGACAAGGGATGTTCGTACTTCCCTTCATGTCACGTTTAGGCGTAACTGAATCCTGGGGCGGTTGGAGTGTTACTGGTGGCACAGCCGTAGATCCTGGCTTCTGGTCATTTGAAGGCGTTGCTGCTGCTCACATTGTTCTTTCCGGTTTGTTATTCCTAGCAGCCGTTTGGCACTGGGTTTACTGGGATTTGGAACTGTTCAGAGATCCCCGTACCGGCGAACCTGCCTTAGACTTGCCAAAAATGTTTGGCATCCACTTGTTCTTATCTGGTTTACTTTGCTTCGGCTTCGGTGCTTTCCACCTCACCGGACTATTTGGTCCTGGGATGTGGGTTTCCGATGCCTTTGGTGTCACTGGCAGCATTCAACCAGTAGCACCAGAATGGGGACCAGCCGGGTTTAACCCCTTTAACCCCGGTGGTATTGTGGCTCACCACATTGCAGCTGGTGTAGTTGGTATTATCGCGGGTTTATTCCACCTCACAGTTAGACCCCCCGAAAGGCTCTACAAAGCCCTACGGATGGGTAATATTGAAACCGTACTTTCCAGTAGTATTGCGGCAGTGTTCTTCGCTGCTTTCGTAGTCGCTGGTACTATGTGGTACGGTAACGCTGCCACCCCCATCGAACTGTTTGGACCTACCCGCTACCAGTGGGATCAAGGCTACTTCCGTCAAGAAATTGATCGCCGCGTGCAAACCAGTGTTGCTCAAGGTGCAAGTCTGACTGAAGCTTGGGCGCAAATTCCCGAAAAACTGGCTTTTTATGACTACGTAGGCAATAGCCCCGCTAAAGGTGGTCTATTCCGTACAGGTCCAATGGTTAAGGGTGATGGTATTGCTCAATCTTGGCAAGGCCACGCAGTCTTCACCGATGCAGAAGGACGTGAGTTAACTGTACGTCGTCTGCCTAACTTCTTTGAAACCTTTCCAGTGATTTTGACCGATAAAGATGGAGTTGTCCGCGCTGACATTCCTTTCCGTCGGGCTGAATCTAAGTACAGCTTTGAGCAAACAGGCGTTACTGTTAGCTTCTACGGCGGTGATCTCAACGGCAAGACCTTTACAGATCCTGCTGATGTGAAGAAATACGCTCGTAAAGCTCAAGGTGGAGAAATCTTTGAATTTGACCGGGAAACCTTGAACTCTGATGGTGTATTCCGTACATCTCCCAGAGGTTGGTTTACCTTTGGTCACGCTGTATTTGCTTTGCTGTTCTTCTTCGGACACCTCTGGCATGGTTCTCGGACAATCTACCGAGATGTATTTGCTGGTGTGGAAGCTGATCTAGAAGAACAAGTAGAGTGGGGTCTGTTCCAGAAAGTGGGTGACAAGACCACTCGTACACGTAAGGAAGCTTAA
- a CDS encoding 30S ribosomal protein S1, with amino-acid sequence MVNQNLTATEIGFTHEDFAALLDKYDYHFSPGDIVPGTVFSIEPRGALIDIGAKTAAYIPIQEMSINRVDAPEEVLQSNETREFFILTDENEDGQLTLSIRRIEYMRAWERVRQLQAEDATVRSGVFATNRGGALVRIEGLRGFIPGSHISTRKPKEELVGEELPLKFLEVDEERNRLVLSHRRALVERKMNRLEVGEVVIGTVRGIKPYGAFIDIGGVSGLLHISEISHEHIDTPHSVFNVNDEVKVMIIDLDAERGRISLSTKQLEPEPGDMIKNRDLVYDKAEEMAAKYREQMLAKQQGITAAPVEAAPVEAVEAVETAPVETAPVEAVETVEAAPVEAVETLAEAEIPSATETEEQIPAAIEE; translated from the coding sequence ATGGTCAATCAGAATTTAACCGCTACAGAAATTGGATTTACTCACGAAGATTTCGCTGCTCTACTTGACAAGTATGATTATCACTTTAGCCCTGGAGATATCGTGCCAGGAACCGTCTTCAGTATAGAGCCGCGCGGCGCTCTGATTGACATAGGTGCTAAAACGGCAGCATACATACCTATACAGGAAATGTCTATTAACCGGGTCGATGCCCCGGAAGAAGTCTTACAATCAAACGAAACACGGGAATTTTTCATCCTCACTGACGAAAACGAAGATGGTCAGTTAACCCTGTCCATTCGTCGTATTGAATACATGAGGGCATGGGAAAGAGTACGGCAACTACAGGCAGAAGATGCTACTGTCCGTTCTGGCGTGTTTGCTACTAATCGTGGTGGAGCATTGGTAAGAATTGAAGGACTACGGGGATTTATACCCGGTTCTCACATTAGTACCCGTAAACCCAAAGAAGAATTAGTAGGGGAAGAACTACCCTTAAAATTCCTAGAAGTAGACGAAGAGCGTAACCGCTTAGTTCTATCTCATCGTCGGGCGCTAGTTGAGCGCAAGATGAACCGCTTGGAAGTGGGCGAAGTCGTAATTGGTACTGTTCGCGGTATTAAACCCTACGGTGCATTCATTGACATCGGCGGTGTTAGCGGACTACTCCACATTTCTGAGATTTCCCACGAGCATATTGATACACCTCACAGCGTGTTCAATGTCAATGATGAAGTGAAAGTAATGATCATTGACTTGGATGCAGAAAGAGGCCGGATTTCTCTGTCTACCAAGCAGTTGGAACCCGAACCCGGTGACATGATTAAGAACCGCGATTTGGTCTATGATAAGGCCGAAGAAATGGCAGCTAAGTATAGGGAACAAATGTTAGCTAAACAGCAAGGTATCACCGCTGCACCTGTAGAGGCTGCACCTGTGGAAGCTGTAGAAGCTGTAGAAACTGCACCAGTGGAAACTGCACCTGTAGAAGCTGTGGAAACTGTAGAAGCTGCACCTGTAGAAGCTGTGGAAACTTTAGCTGAAGCAGAAATTCCATCAGCAACTGAAACTGAAGAACAAATTCCAGCAGCTATTGAAGAGTAA
- a CDS encoding Uma2 family endonuclease gives MIIAQERELQENISEDVIFPPGDLYSDEPPVETELHLEQIMLLIKCLKWLWKDRNDFYATGNMSIYYSPNQKKSEYFRGPDFFVVLETERKTRKSWVVWNEDGKYPNMIVEILSPSTANTDREFKKQLYQNTFRTPDYFWFDPYTLEFAGFHLLDGKYQPLEANEKGHLWSQQLELYLGIHDCLLRYFTPEGILVPTPEESAEQEAKRAEQEAEARKAEAEKSARLAAKLRELNIDPETI, from the coding sequence ATGATCATTGCACAAGAACGAGAATTACAGGAAAACATCTCCGAAGATGTGATTTTTCCCCCTGGTGATTTATATAGTGATGAACCTCCCGTGGAAACAGAACTGCATCTAGAGCAAATTATGCTCTTAATTAAATGTCTTAAATGGTTGTGGAAAGATAGAAATGATTTCTATGCTACTGGAAACATGAGCATTTACTATAGTCCTAACCAGAAAAAATCAGAATATTTTCGTGGTCCAGATTTCTTTGTTGTTTTGGAAACTGAACGCAAAACCCGTAAAAGTTGGGTAGTTTGGAATGAAGATGGTAAATATCCTAATATGATTGTAGAAATTCTCTCACCAAGTACAGCAAATACAGATAGAGAATTTAAAAAACAACTTTATCAAAATACATTCCGCACTCCTGATTATTTTTGGTTTGATCCTTACACTTTAGAATTTGCAGGTTTTCATTTATTAGATGGAAAATATCAACCATTAGAAGCAAATGAAAAAGGACATTTGTGGAGTCAACAGTTAGAGTTATATTTGGGTATTCATGATTGTTTATTGCGGTATTTTACACCAGAAGGAATTTTAGTTCCTACTCCTGAGGAAAGCGCAGAACAAGAAGCTAAAAGAGCAGAACAAGAAGCAGAAGCAAGAAAAGCAGAAGCTGAAAAATCAGCACGGTTAGCGGCAAAATTGAGAGAATTAAATATTGACCCAGAGACAATTTAA